A genomic region of Plasmodium falciparum 3D7 genome assembly, chromosome: 11 contains the following coding sequences:
- a CDS encoding casein kinase 1, which produces MEIRVANKYALGKKLGSGSFGDIYVAKDIVTMEEFAVKLESTRSKHPQLLYESKLYKILGGGIGVPKVYWYGIEGDFTIMVLDLLGPSLEDLFTLCNRKFSLKTVLMTADQMLNRIEYVHSKNFIHRDIKPDNFLIGRGKKVTLIHIIDFGLAKKYRDSRSHTHIPYKEGKNLTGTARYASINTHLGIEQSRRDDIEALGYVLMYFLRGSLPWQGLKAISKKDKYDKIMEKKISTSVEVLCRNASFEFVTYLNYCRSLRFEDRPDYTYLRRLLKDLFIREGFTYDFLFDWTCVYASEKDKKKMLENKNRFDQTADQEGRVKQN; this is translated from the exons atggaaattaGAGTGGCAAATAAATATGCTTTAGGAAAAAAATTAGGGAGTGGTTCCTTTGGTGATATATATGTTG cCAAGGATATTGTAACGATGGAAGAATTTGCTGTAAAATTA GAATCAACACGATCAAAACATCCCCAACTATTGTATGAgtcaaaattatataaaatattaggaGGAGGAA ttgGTGTACCTAAAGTATATTGGTACGGTATAGAAGGGGATTTTACTATCATGGTTCTTGATTTATTAGGCCCATCCCTTGAAGATTTATTTACCTTATGTAATAGAAAATTTTCTTTAAAGACTGTCCTTATGACAGCAGATCAAATG TTAAATAGAATTGAATATGTGCattcaaaaaattttatacataGAGATATTAAACCAGATAACTTTTTAATAG GACGAGGGAAAAAAGTTACcttaatacatattattgaTTTTGGTTTagcaaaaaaatatagagatTCAAGATCACATACTCATATTCCATATAAAGAAGGGAAAAATTTAACAGGAACAGCAAGATATGCAAGTATAAATACACACTTAGGAATTGAACAATCTCGTAGGGATGATATTGAAGCCCTTGGATATGTTCTCATGTATTTTCTAAGAGGAAGTTTACCATGGCAAGGTCTAAAGGCTATATCTAAGAAggataaatatgataaaattatggaaaaaaaaatatcaacaTCAGTGGAAGTTTTGTGTAGAAATGCAAGCT TCGAATTCGtaacatatttaaattattgcCGATCATTAAGATTTGAAGATAGACCcgattatacatatttaagaAGACTTTTAAAGGACTTGTTTATAAG aGAGGGATTTACTTATGACTTTTTATTTGACTGGACATGTGTATATGCCTCCGAAAAGGATAAGAAGAAGAtgttagaaaataaaaaccgTTTTGATCAAACAGCAGATCAAGAAGGAAGAGTAAagcaaaattaa
- a CDS encoding casein kinase 1 → MEIRVANKYALGKKLGSGSFGDIYVAKDIVTMEEFAVKLESTRSKHPQLLYESKLYKILGGGIGVPKVYWYGIEGDFTIMVLDLLGPSLEDLFTLCNRKFSLKTVLMTADQMLNRIEYVHSKNFIHRDIKPDNFLIGRGKKVTLIHIIDFGLAKKYRDSRSHTHIPYKEGKNLTGTARYASINTHLGIEQSRRDDIEALGYVLMYFLRGSLPWQGLKAISKKDKYDKIMEKKISTSVEVLCRNASFEFVTYLNYCRSLRFEDRPDYTYLRRLLKDLFIREGFTYDFLFDWTCVYASEKDKKKMLENKNRFDQTADQEGRDQRNN, encoded by the exons atggaaattaGAGTGGCAAATAAATATGCTTTAGGAAAAAAATTAGGGAGTGGTTCCTTTGGTGATATATATGTTG cCAAGGATATTGTAACGATGGAAGAATTTGCTGTAAAATTA GAATCAACACGATCAAAACATCCCCAACTATTGTATGAgtcaaaattatataaaatattaggaGGAGGAA ttgGTGTACCTAAAGTATATTGGTACGGTATAGAAGGGGATTTTACTATCATGGTTCTTGATTTATTAGGCCCATCCCTTGAAGATTTATTTACCTTATGTAATAGAAAATTTTCTTTAAAGACTGTCCTTATGACAGCAGATCAAATG TTAAATAGAATTGAATATGTGCattcaaaaaattttatacataGAGATATTAAACCAGATAACTTTTTAATAG GACGAGGGAAAAAAGTTACcttaatacatattattgaTTTTGGTTTagcaaaaaaatatagagatTCAAGATCACATACTCATATTCCATATAAAGAAGGGAAAAATTTAACAGGAACAGCAAGATATGCAAGTATAAATACACACTTAGGAATTGAACAATCTCGTAGGGATGATATTGAAGCCCTTGGATATGTTCTCATGTATTTTCTAAGAGGAAGTTTACCATGGCAAGGTCTAAAGGCTATATCTAAGAAggataaatatgataaaattatggaaaaaaaaatatcaacaTCAGTGGAAGTTTTGTGTAGAAATGCAAGCT TCGAATTCGtaacatatttaaattattgcCGATCATTAAGATTTGAAGATAGACCcgattatacatatttaagaAGACTTTTAAAGGACTTGTTTATAAG aGAGGGATTTACTTATGACTTTTTATTTGACTGGACATGTGTATATGCCTCCGAAAAGGATAAGAAGAAGAtgttagaaaataaaaaccgTTTTGATCAAACAGCAGATCAAGAAGGAAGA